CTTCCCTTGGCCACGGTGACGCTTTTCGGTGTTACGCCATTCCATATCTTTAATAAAAATAGGTCGATATTGATGTTTTTGGCTTAATAGCTGAATACGTGCATTGGTTACCGAAAAACGCTCCAATTGCTCTAACATCAGCTGATAGATCCAATCGGTCTCCATCTTTGTATTTGATGTCACGGGAGAAGATGCCAAACGGTCGAGATCGAGTGCTACGTTAACCCCATCAAAAATCACATCTTCAATTTGCGGTGTTGCCGTTAGCAAGGTTTGCCAAAAATCAAATTTCACATGCACCTGCTCAAACAGCAAGGTCACTGGTAGTTTTTCTTGAGAGGGAAGTACAAAATTCTTAACCGTTAGCGCAGGACCAAAGGCCTGCCATTCGGCTTGCAACTTACCCACTTGCACTTCCACTTGATACTTATTATGAATATAATCAACTAGCTCTAATCTGACTTGATCAAGCTGAGGCAATAGCCCTCGGAACAAGCTTACGACCAGCGCAAAAAGCACCAAGACGATAGCCAGGGTTTGCAGGCAAACTCTAGGAAGGTTAAATTTACGAGGCTTGCGTGACACTACATTATCACCACGTCAAATTTATTTTGGGTATACATAGGCTCACTCTGTAAACGAACCCGTTTAGAAACATACACCTCAAGCTCCGCTAGTATATGGCTCTCATCACCCTTAAGGCTGTGGTAAACCGCTGGCGCGCAATAAACTAAAAATTCATCGGCATCGTAGCCTTTGTTTAAACGAATAATCTCTCGAAAGATTTCATAGGACACTGTTTCGACCGTCTTTAAACTGCCTGTGCCAAGACATGCGGGGCACTCACCACACAAGACATGCTCTAAACTTTCGCGAGTACGTTTACGTGTCATCTCGACCAAACCAAGACCGGAAAAACCACTGATATTGGTCTTTACTCTATCGATTGATAATGCAGCCTGCAGGCTCGAAAGCACGCGCTTTTGATGTTCGGTTTCTAACATATCAATAAAGTCGATTATGATAATGCCACCAAGATTGCGTAGCCTTAACTGACGCGCGATGGCCTGAGTGGCTTCAAGGTTGGTGTTAAAGATGGTTTCCTCAAGATTACGATGACCGACAAAAGCACCAGTGTTGATATCAACAGTGGTCATGGCCTCTGTTTGATCAATAATCAAATAACCGCCTGACTTTAACTCGACCTTGCGTCCTAATGCTCGCTGCACTTCATTTTCGACATCATAGAGATCAAAAATAGGTATAGGTCCGTTGTAATGTTCTAACTTGTTAGCAATCTCAGGCATAAACTCATGGGCAAACTGCTGCAGCTCTTCATAGGTTTGCTGAGAGTCCACTTGAATTTGGTCAAGCTCTGTACCGACAAAGTCTCGTACGATTCTAACCTGTAGTGCCAAATCTTGATAAAGCAAAGACACACCACGGCGCTTACGGCGCTCGCTGACCTTTGCCCATACACGTCGTAAAAAAGCGGCATCTTGCACCAGTTCATCTTCACCCGCACTCTCTGCGGCGGTACGAATAATAAAGCCACCATCGTCATCCACAAATGGCTCGGTAATTTTTTTAAGTCTGGCACGCACCTCTTCAGTTTCAATGCGTTGAGATACACCAACATGGCTCGAACCCGGCATAAAAACGAGGTAACGCGAAGGCAGGGTAATGTCTGTAGTTAAGCGTGCGCCTTTAGTGCCGAGCGGATCTTTAACCACCTGCACCATAATATCTTGGCCTTGCCTAACCAGCTCCGCAATGTCACGCACAACAAAGTTACCCTTCTCAACATCAGCCACACATTCGGTGTGCGGTACAATGTCTGAAGCGTGTAAAAAGGCGGCTTTATCTAAGCCAATATCGACAAAGGCAGCCTGCATACCGGGTAATACTCGGCTGACTTTTCCTTTATAAATGTTGCCCACTAAGCCACGTTTCATGCGTCGCTCTATGTGCACTTCTTGCAAAACACCATGCTCTACCAATGCGACTCTCGCTTCGGTTGGTGTCACATTGATTAGCAGTTCAGAACCTATTTTTCGCTGTACTCTGCCTGGCACGATTCGACCTATATTCACAACTCACCCCACTTAGGGAAATAGCTAACTTAAAAGGATTTGGCGTTACTGACACGTTTTAGAATCTAGAGCTTAATTTTTATTATTAATTATCAAAAGACTAAAAAACATTCATCTCACACAACAACGCACGGGTTTCTACCAAAGGTAACCCAACTACCGCGGAATAACTCCCCTCAATAGCTTCTACAAAACTGCCACCTAGACCTTGGATCCCATAGGCACCCGCCTTATCCATAGGCTCGCCAGTGGTAATATAAGCCAAAATATCAGACTGGCTCATTGGGCAAAACTGCACGCCAGTGGTCACTAATTTAGTGAGCGTTTGCTTCCCATCTGTTACCGCGACAGCCGTCATCACTTGATGCGCCTTGCCCGCAAGCCGAGTTAATATCGCCTTGGCATCGGCTTCATCTTTTGGCTTACCTAAAATATCATTGCCTAATACCACGATCGTATCTGATCCCAGTACCACAACCGTCCCCTTTGTAGGGTATAAACTCAGCCCGGCGAGCGCTTTTTCTTTCGCCAAGCGCACCACAAAGCTGGCTGCCGATTCGCCAGCACGATGGCTCTCATCAATATCAGCGGCCAAGATATCAAAGCCAAATGGTTTTTGTGCAGCTGAACTTAAAAAGCTCAGTTGGGCTAATAATTCTTTACGCCTTGGCGACGCCGAAGCGAGTACTAACTTCATCTTACAATACCTTTTCGGTAATTCGCGATCATGCTGACGGAGTCAAAGTGCATTGATTTCGATACTGACAATAAGCAAACTTTAGTGACAGTTTGGCCACGCTAACGGACTTTATATAAACGCCTTACACGGCGTAGGCTCCAAAATAACCATGGCCACATGATCAAACTTGAAAATGCGGGATAAAATAGACTGATATCAAAGCTGGCAGTGTCGGTGACAAACTGCACCCAAAAAACAATCAGGTTATAAAGGGCAACTTGTGTTGCCACCAGCAGTGCTTGTTGCCACATAGGGAAGTTACGTAAACGCTGAAAATGCAGCACCACAACATAGACCACAACAGACATAGCAAATGCTCTAATGCCTAGGGTTGCCCCGAGCAATATATCCAGCATAACACCCAGCATCCATGCCGTTAATATGTTGTATCTATGTGGCAGTGCCATCGCCCAATAGATAATCACCAACAATAACCAATCGGGACGCCATGCTTCGACAAGTTCGGGCAATGGCATAATTTGAAATAACATCGCCACCAATAAGCTTAGCCAAACGACCCAGCGGCCATTTGCGACATGTAAACTCATTGCGCGGACTCCTTAATAACGTTTAGCGCTTCTTCAACACCTGTAGGTGTTATCAGCTCTGCTGCATCCGCTTCAATATCTGGCCAAATTAACAGTAGGTAACGAATTCTGTCTAAGGCGGCTAGCGGCTGAGCGATCACAGTCGCATAGTTTTTACCATCATCTCTCTTGACCGTCATCACTCGCGCAACAGGGTAACCTTCGGGAAAACGCTTACCCAGTCCAGAAGAAACTAATAAGTCACCCGCTCGCACATCGGTACTTTTAGCGACATGGCGCAACTCAAGCTCATCAATAGAACCGGTGCCCACAGCCATCATTCTGACATCATTGCGGGTAAGTCTAACGGGAATACCATGGGAGGTATCCGAGAGTAGTAACACCCTGCTAGTCAACTCGCTAACCTGCACCACCTGCCCGACAACACCTTGTGCATCGACTACAGGTTGACCAACATAAACACTGCTACGTGAGCCGCGGTTCAATACCACGTATTGATGAAAAGGATCGCTGGCAACTTCCATCACTTCGGCGACGACTTTCTTAGCATCCATATGAACCGGGGAGCCTAACAGGCCGCGTAAACGGTCGTTTTCTTGGCGTAGATGCTCGAAGCGTTGCAAGCGTTCACTCATTAACAACTGCTGTCGTAATAGCTCCTTATTTTGTTTAGCCAACATATTTCGAGTAGCCAAACTTTCTGCAGATTCATCAAGTAATACCCCAGGGATATTAGCGACATATTGCAGTGGACTTAAAAGGGAGGAGAGGGAGTTACGCACAGGCTCAAGCCTGTCATTTGCAACAAGCAAAATCACTGACATGATGACAGCTAAGGTCAATCTAAATTGGTTGGAAATACCACGAACAAAAATTGGCTTCATAAAAAGCTAGGGCGGTAATCACCGCCCTTTTTTAACCGTCTTAAGTTTCTTCAGAGAAAAGGTCGCCGCCGTGCATATCGATCATTTCGAGGGCTTTGCCACCACCACGAGCTACACAGGTAAGTGGATCATCGGCAATCATCACTGGTATACCAGTTTCTTGCATTAATAATCGGTCCAGATCACGAATAAGCGCACCGCCCCCCGTCAATACCATACCGCGCTCTGAAATGTCAGAGGCTAATTCTGGTGGAGACTGTTCAAGTGCGACCATTACAGCACTGACAATGCCCGATAACGGCTCTTGCAGCGCTTCTAAAATTTCATTGCTATTGAGTGTAAAGCTGCGAGGAACACCTTCTGCAAGGTTACGGCCACGCACTTCAATCTCTAATACTTCATCGCCAGGGTAAGCGGTACCAATAGTATGCTTAATACGTTCAGCAGTTGCTTCACCGATTAGGCTTCCGTAGTTGCGACGAACATAGTTGATGATAGCATCATCAAACTTGTCCCCACCGATACGAACAGATGATGAGTAAACGACGCCGTTTAGCGAGATAATGGCGACTTCAGTGGTACCACCACCAATATCGACAACCATAGAACCTGTCGCTTCGGATACTGGAAGGCCGGCACCGATTGCGGCAGCCATTGGCTCTTCAATCAAATAGACTTCGCGCGCACCTGCACCCATGGCTGATTCGCGAATAGCACGGCGTTCAACTTGAGTTGCACCAACGGGTACGCATACCAAAACGCGAGGGCTTGGGCGGAATACACTGTTGTTATGAACTTGCTTGATAAAATGCTGTAGCATCTTTTCGGTCACATAAAAGTCGGCGATGACACCATCTTTCATTGGACGAATTGCTTGAATATTGCCAGGAGTACGTCCTAGCATCTGCTTTGCTTCAGTACCGACGGCCGCAACCGACTTCTGACCAGAACCAGACCGCTCCCCACGGATGGCTACCACTGAAGGTTCGTTCAAAACGATGCCCTCTTCGCGGACGTAAATTAGCGTGTTAGCTGTACCCAAATCGATCGAAAGATCATTAGAAAAAATGCCGCGTAGCTTCTTGAACATGTAACCAGCCTGTCTCTGTGGAGTCGAAGAAAAAAGAAATCAGGTAACTTTATCATGCTTCTTGAATTCCACAAGACCGCAGACGTTAACATTTGCTAATGAAGCCAAGTTTTTGCAATATCTGCGCTAAAGAGTGAGTCAAAAGTTTGCCTTATTCACGGCTTAATGACGCTTAGTTAACTTCTCGCCAATATATAATGCGATCGTGGCCTCGATAGGTACCGAAGAAAGCTGTCGCCCGAGGATCTTCAAGTGCGGCGCTATCAAAATTCCAATACCATTGTAGCCATTTATCAACATGCAACTGTAATCCAACTTCGCCCTCCGCATTGGGCGCAGGGAAGTAGATAAAGCTATTACCTAACCCAATCGCCCCCGCTTTCCCGCTGCCACCGGTGTTGGTGAAACCCTCTACGGCGCCAAGTCCGGCGTCAGGCCTCAGCACTAAACCAGTATCGTCGACAACTGTTGCGGTTGTGGTATCGAAAACTGAACAACTGTCTTGTGCATTATTCACCCACTGAGCACTGCTATTAACATATTCGGTGCCAAGCGCTAAACGTAACTCTTCTGACGATGGACCAAAAGCATTGTGCATCACCAAGCGGCCATAGCGCATTTCAAAATTGTCATTTTCTGCAATATCGTTAAAGGTAAAGCCGATGCACGCCTTGTCTGCAGACTCGCGATAACAGATCCCATCTTCATCGGTGACATCAGCAACCGACAGTTCTAAATCAAACTGCGCATTAAAGGGCTTTGCTAGCGATGCTGTGCGGGCATAGTGCACTTGTGCGTCAGATAAGTAAGCACGTCGAATGGTATTACTGCTATCGGTCGAGTAATATTTCACTGTGCCAGATTTAGGGGACTCGTCTAAGACTTGCAGACCGGCGCCATCTTCAGATATAGCGCCTGAAGTATCGCTATAGCTGCGATCATTCCAAACTCTGCCGTCATAGCGCCACCAATCATCAAGTTGGTAATTGCTAGTGACTCCATTGGCTTTATTTCTGCCGACGACCTTAATGGTTGGCTCACTACCAACCGCAAAGCCAAATGGCTGGTCCATATAAGTGAAACTAGCGCAAGTGGCACTTAGCGCTGGTGTATTCTCTTCAATCGCTAGGAAGAATGGGCTAAAACGGCCAAATATCTCACTACTCGATTGCGACTCGCTAATAGCCACTCCCATGTAATCGATGTCGCCATCCAATGAAAAACCAATAGCCCCGACTTCTGAATATGTTTGGTTAGTCAGTTTTAGTGGCGCACCATTGGCCTTGGTAAAGCTAATCTGGCTTTGCCCGATAGTGCCTAACCCACCGTCCATCGTGTCGTTGGAGTTAATCGCTAGCGGCGCTTTAAGTATGGGTTTTATCTTAATGTCGCTTAGCTGGAAGTTCTTTAGCGCGGGTCTACTTTTATAGGGAGTACTATCGTCAACGCCGCAAACAGCCTTAACATTCAGCTTAAAATCATCTCCCGCTTTCGCGAACAGTGCACAATCGGCGGTGATACAGCCATCACTACCAGAGTCATTAAAGAAGTGAAAACCATCAGGTGCCGAAACAAACTCATTTGTATGTTGCAGCAATTCAATATCACCACTGCCATCAGGCGCTTCAATAGAGGCACTAGCAATTAATGCGATCTTTCCCGCCTCTGGATAATTGACATTCAAGCTAGCCTTACCGTCGCTATCAAATTTAACCTGTAGGCCTTGGGGCGTACCACTTTCAAGCGTCACTGAACTTGACGGCGTGTTTTCACTATTAACCGTAAGCTTAGCGCGCTCAATGACATCACTACTGTTAGGGCTAACGTGGTTAAAATCCATATCGACAGTACGAGTTTCGCCGGAAAATAATGGCACGCACTGCTGAGTTTGGGTGTCCTTTTTCACTGCAAACAGCTCAAAGCTATTACTATTTTTACAGGCAGTGCTGTTGTCTACGTCAAAATATAAGCCGCTATCTGAAAATGTTAATGTACAATTTTCATTCGCCACCAATACATTATCAATGTAACAAGTGTAGGTACCGGATGGGACAGTCCCACCTAAGCCTACTTTGACGTTTCCAACCTCGGTGTGCCATAAGTCAGTCACAGTTGAGCCCACAAAAGTTTCTGTTTTATAGCTTTGGTCATCTTTAGTTAACTCGACGGTGGCCGGATCTGCTAATTCTGAATGACAGTCCACATCGCTACAGGCTCTAATGGTGATCTCTTTCGCCGCACAGGTCAGTCCATTGGAGCTGAAACTAATACGGTAATGGTTAGTTGCAGGTGGCTCGACGGTATATTCAAAGGCAAAGTAGCCAATATCCTCGACTGTATGCCGACGCTCTGGATCTTGATAATCTTCATCAATGACAAAGCTCACTTTTTTAGAAAAAGACTCCATAGTACAACGACGCACCCAGCCACCATCAGGCCCTGCGCGTGAGTTCTTATTTGCAATAGTAATAGGTTGAGTTGAATAGTCTTGTTGATATCCGTACTGGTTAGGATAATCACACTGCTCTTGCAAACGTAGCACGCCACCAATTGAGTTCTGCGCGTTGTAAAATTCATACCTAATGCTTTCACCAGCAATATTCATACTGCCATGACCTAAACCCGCTACATATCCAATTAGCTCATCATCATTAATCGTGCTGTAGAGCTCAGAAGCTTCTATCGCAATATCAAATTCATCACTAGCGACATTGTTAATGACCGTGGTGATAAAGCTATTATTGGCCTGAGTAAATGTTTGACCGAGCATAGCTGGTGCAGGCATTTCATCAGTTGCGCCAAAAGCGTGCTCGAAGGTCACATTGCTATAGCCAGGATTTGACCCCGAAGCGTTCTTGCCTTGGAATTTACTGGTTAAAATAGTGCCAGCTTGCAGCGCTTTTCCTCTTGCTAGAAACTTATATCCAGGCTCCATGACAAAGTAATCAACGCTTGTCATTTTCTGAGACAACGTCGATGAACCAGATGCATTGACTTGCTGAATACTGGCATCATCAGGCCCTCTTGAAACAACTCTGACAGTGGCAGGGTTGTCACTTTTTGCAATAGCGCCATCAATAGTCGGCATGACCATTACAATTGGTGCAGCCGCGTAGCTATTGGTGAAAGAGATGGCTGCATTACCACTTGAATCCAACGTGACTCTACCAAACTCAAACTGTGGAGCAGGACAAGTTAATAAGCTAGATGCTGGCACTATGGAAAGCGAGCTTTGCGAGGGCTTTTGCCAATAGAGCCTAAAAGATTCATGACCAAAGGCTTCATGAAATCTCAACTCAATAGAATGAGTACCCTGCTCTAGTGATACTTTTCCCTGATAGCTTGTGCAGTTACACGTTGCATGAGCATCATAAAAACCAGTTACCACCTCGCCATCAATTAGCAACTCGATGGCATCATCACCATCAACCGCAAAGGTGTACTCACCCGTTTCAGGAGCATCAATGAACCCTTCAAAAATACCTAAGTACAGATCTTGGTCAGCCGAATTATTGGAATGAGGGTTAATGCGACTGCCTTTTTGATCTAGGTTAGTCTCAATCGATTCACCAATCTGCAGTGTTGTCTTCTTGACAGTATCAATTAGATCTTCAAATTCATCATGATCTTCAGGGCTATCACCTTCGTCATCCCAATCACTCGCATCATATGTACGATAGGTTAGCCCTTCGACGTTATCCTGCCCCGTTAAGCATTGAGCTGGCACGGGGGGCTTGGGAGGGTTAACTGGAGCTAAATCACAATTTGGTACCAGATCAATCAAATTGGATCTTGCATCAAATACCACTCGTGCCCTATTTGCGAGACTAATGTAATTTGCTGTTAGTGCACCTTCAACATCAGCGCCATAACTCATAACCAAGTTATGCTCTGAAACTACATGACCTCTCATGAATGAATTGGTCGCTAAATCAATATCTCCATAACCATAGAGAACAAATAGCTCCGAACGATAAGGATATAAACGGTTGTATTGCACAAAACGATTACGCACAAAAAAAGCTACAGTACCATCGGTAGGCCATTCCACTGTAACATTTTTTAGAATCGTTAGATTCTCTATCCAATACTGCCCCGGCTCTAACTGCAAGGTACCGGATTCCATATACAAAGACTTTAGTCGATAAATGCCTGAACCATCTTGAGATGTAAATCTCACAGTATTACCCCTAGAAAAAACACTGTCATACTCACCGTCAGCAACCGTAATAATATTATCCACCGCATCTGACGGGCCAAGATCTTTAGTACTGCTCGAAAGGCACTGCTCAAATGACAGCCTATCACTGGGTAATTCGGCAAGGTAGTTACCAGCCTTACAACCTTTAGCATTCCTCCCCGGATAACATGACTTACCGAAGTCTTCAACTTGCTCGCTCGGTAGCATACCGTTAGTTGGCGCATTATCAAGCCTAGAACCATTATAAAATCGAATGAGGCTTGAGGATTGATATGAGTTAACGCCAGCTTTAAAAGTATTACGCCAATCGCCCGCCACGGCACTCCCTGTGCACAAAAGAGATACAAATATCAATAAAACAAATTGGAAAGATCGCTCTAATCTAATCACGTGCTTCTACCTCCACGGTGCGATTCACACGGATGCAACTGGCATCGCTATTGCTACCTGAGCCACATTGTCCGGTGCTACAGGTTGCAGTACTTCTTATAAGGTATTGAGTCATATTAATCGGCAGTGTTGTAGTGCTGACAGCGTTGCAGCTGATAACAACCGAGCAGCCATGAAACCCGACCAAACCAGTATCAGTTCCAATATTCCATGGTACTTTAGCTGCGTTAGTATTACAGGTCCCCACACCGACTTGATCGACAGGAAAAAGTTCGGCTAAAGCGCGATCTGCACCGCTATTGGCTGCGGAAAATGCCCGTGCTCCCCACACTTCAAGGCTAATTTGTTGATCGGCATCATCTAGCACATTGATCAATGCCGCTGCCAGTAAGAACATCACAGTGATGATAAACACACCAATTATCAATGCGCTACCACGCTGCTTAGTTAAAAGCTGCACTTGAATACGGTTCAATCTTTTTTGCGACCGGTTAAGGGACATTTATCACCTGCACTTGATGATGATACTGTAGCGATTGCCCCTGCACATCAAACAGGGGGTTGAGATGAACAATGGCATTATTCTGTAATGTGCCGGGGGAATAAGCCATTGGGTTATTTGTCGCTATGGTATTCACTATATTCTCGGCCATTAGTACCCCGGCTCCCATATTAGCAGGGGGGGGCTGGTTTATCGGGTTATTAAAGCCGTAACCGGCGTAGCGATTAAGCTGGGCTAGCTCGTCGGTGACCTTCTCAAAACAGTAACTCACAGCGCCAGTCACACCAAAGTAGCGCTGCCGCGGTGACATCTCGTCAAACTGGACACTTCTTTCAAATTCCACATCTGTGGCATTGGTAAGCGCACTGTTGGTGATCTCTTTTATAGCAAATAGTTTACCCGTCGTGCCATTGGCGGAGGTGTACACATCTGCAGGCCTTAGAGGATAAACGAGTAACTGTTGATCTTTAGTTAGCGGCGCACTATCGCTTGCTTGCATGACTAACGCCGTATCAGCCGACGGCAGAGGCTTTATTGGCGCTAGGATATAAGAAGCGCTAGATGCAATCGGCATCATCTCAATGCATTGCCAATCATCGCCACTGCTGCGAACGCGAATACTATTAGGCACCGCATTGCGAATGTCTCGAGTCATGCGCTCTATGGCAAAGCGGCTTTGACTCATCACCTGTTCAACAGAAGTTGAATCAATAAATATGCGAGTACCAAAAAGAAGAAAACTACTCACGCCCAGCACCAGAATACCAAGAATAATAACAACGGTGACCATTTCGACCAAAGTAAAACCGCTAGCCTGAAGACTTAGACCTCCTCTACGGCGAGGATTAATCATTAATGGCTTAGACATTAATAGTTCCTCCGGATAGCGTTATAGGTGATCACCTCACCGCTCGGTGTTGTTACATTGATGGTCACCAGTTTACTATTTAGGCTGAGGGGGTCGTTATACGCAACTATCACTTCTAAGCCATAGTTGATGTAGCGGCTGGCATAAGTGTCGCTGATATTAAGCATATTGCTGTTAATGTTCAGTCCCATGTAGTCATCGACATCGTTATAGTCATTGCGTCTCTCTGCAACGCCTGAAATAGTATCAGGCCCAAGGTCGTCCCCACTGGTACAAGGCAATCCAGCGGGTAACCCTAGCAAAGGCTTGGCTATCGCGCCACAAGCGGGCACTCCGCCATTGGAGTTGGTGTTCTGGTCATAACGCTTGCCCCAGATCTCGTTCAATACCGAATGCGCCAGCTCCGCTGAACGCACTCTATGCAGGCTGTCGGCGGCCCGATCAGCTTGAGGAAACAACATGCTTGTGAGCATAACAAAGGCAATACTAATCACTACCATGCCGACGACTAACTCTATCAGGGTGAAGCCCTTACGGAGCTGTAAACCACTGCGTTGTGGTAAATAACTGTTCTGTCGTGAGTGTGTATCCAACAATGATTTAGTCCGCATGAATATAGCCCTCGGATTCAATGGCAATCCATTGGGTCTCGTCCGCTTTAACTGTAATACACCTACCAGAGCAGCGACTACCATCAACTATTGGCACACCTTGAGTATTAAACTCAACGTGAAAGCTAGTTTTAGTGCCAACAAACAACGCTGCGCCACCTTGAAAGGTTTGCACAGCATCGGTGCGCACTGGCGTACCGCTACACGCGCCATTAAAACGGGAAAGTTGATACTGAGTTGGCGTGACAGACAAACGATAGCAGCGATCTTGATTGTTCATCGCCATGATCTGCACTTTACGCAGCTCAGCAATAAACTCTTCTCGCAGAGTAAAGGCACTGTAGCTTGAGGCTGTAAACAGACGTGGAATAACCACCACCGAGAGAATGGCAATAAGAATAATAGTGGTCACCAGCTCTACTAAGGTAAAGCCTGCGCGTCGGTGCGCTGTAAGCATTGTCAGTCCTGATTGATGCTGCGGAGCAGTAATAGCTGGTTCTAGGTTCTAGGCTCGAGTACTAGAGGTTCTAGATTCTAGATTCTAGCAAAGCACAAAATCAACATCAAAAGCCAAAGGGTGTTTTCTGTTGATTTCCTAGCAGGACGTAGTCCGCCCTAGTCGTGAGCTAGCGAACGTCCTAGTACCTAGGACCTTCACTGCTTTCAGATAGATTCTAGCAAAGCACAAAATCAACATCAAAAGCCAAAGGGTGTTTTCTGTTGATTTCCTAGCAGGACGTAGTCCGTCCTAGTCGTGAGCTAGCGAACGTCCTAGTACCTAGGACCTTCTCTGCTTTCAGATTGGTTCTAGCAAAGCACAAAATCAACATCAAAAGCCAAAGGGTGTTTTCTGTTGATTTCCTAGCAGGACGTAGTCCGCCCTAGTAGTGAGCTAGCGAACCTCCTAGTACCTAGGACCTTCTCTGCTTTCAGATTGGTTCTAGGTTCTAATACTGCAGACACTTGACTACAGTGTCTAACACTTTAATTAGTATGGCAAACTAATCACGTTTATAACGTGATTAGTTATAAAAAAGGCCTGCTTAGCAGGCCTTTTTTATAGCTAACTACTGATTAACAATCGTTAGCGTCTGGAACATCGCTAAAGGTTGGGCTTGAAGTTCCATTAACTGCTTCAGAATATGTCAAAACGCAAGTCGTCGGTGCACCGGTTTGACGAATTGTGATAGTACCAGGAACAGCGTTCGTAGGCGTATCAGCCGTAGGAGTTCCAGCAGTTCTATCTGTAGTGCCATCAACAACCCAGTCTGCACCTGTTAATGCAAATACAACATCAAGCGCTTCCTCAAAATCATCCTCTGTAGCCAGTAAGTAACCGTAAGCGACATTTACATCAGTACCAATACCTATATTCACTGTAGCTGCATCTTGGCGCTCAACACTTGAGATTGCTGACTTTGAATACACTAGCGAGTTGCTGCCCTGAATAGCTGCTTTCATACCTTGAAGAGTTGATACGCGAGCATCACCCTGTAAATTAATAAATTTAGGCGCTGCGGTAACGGCTAAGATACCCAAAATAATAATAACTACCACTAATTCAATTAGCGTAAAACCGTTCTGTGTTTTCATTTATTAAATCCAAATAGTCTATTTATTTTAACAATCTGTGGCAGCTGGCATCACTGAATATTCAGGTAACTCACCTTCAGCATCTGATTCAGTGTAAGTAAACCGACATGTTGCTGGTGCGTCCGCTTGCCAAATAGTAGCAACACCAGTATCTACAAAAATAGTCCAATCAGCATTGTTATCGGTATCG
The Shewanella sp. KX20019 DNA segment above includes these coding regions:
- the rng gene encoding ribonuclease G, translating into MGSELLINVTPTEARVALVEHGVLQEVHIERRMKRGLVGNIYKGKVSRVLPGMQAAFVDIGLDKAAFLHASDIVPHTECVADVEKGNFVVRDIAELVRQGQDIMVQVVKDPLGTKGARLTTDITLPSRYLVFMPGSSHVGVSQRIETEEVRARLKKITEPFVDDDGGFIIRTAAESAGEDELVQDAAFLRRVWAKVSERRKRRGVSLLYQDLALQVRIVRDFVGTELDQIQVDSQQTYEELQQFAHEFMPEIANKLEHYNGPIPIFDLYDVENEVQRALGRKVELKSGGYLIIDQTEAMTTVDINTGAFVGHRNLEETIFNTNLEATQAIARQLRLRNLGGIIIIDFIDMLETEHQKRVLSSLQAALSIDRVKTNISGFSGLGLVEMTRKRTRESLEHVLCGECPACLGTGSLKTVETVSYEIFREIIRLNKGYDADEFLVYCAPAVYHSLKGDESHILAELEVYVSKRVRLQSEPMYTQNKFDVVIM
- a CDS encoding Maf family protein — its product is MKLVLASASPRRKELLAQLSFLSSAAQKPFGFDILAADIDESHRAGESAASFVVRLAKEKALAGLSLYPTKGTVVVLGSDTIVVLGNDILGKPKDEADAKAILTRLAGKAHQVMTAVAVTDGKQTLTKLVTTGVQFCPMSQSDILAYITTGEPMDKAGAYGIQGLGGSFVEAIEGSYSAVVGLPLVETRALLCEMNVF
- the mreD gene encoding rod shape-determining protein MreD, giving the protein MSLHVANGRWVVWLSLLVAMLFQIMPLPELVEAWRPDWLLLVIIYWAMALPHRYNILTAWMLGVMLDILLGATLGIRAFAMSVVVYVVVLHFQRLRNFPMWQQALLVATQVALYNLIVFWVQFVTDTASFDISLFYPAFSSLIMWPWLFWSLRRVRRLYKVR
- the mreC gene encoding rod shape-determining protein MreC, with the protein product MKPIFVRGISNQFRLTLAVIMSVILLVANDRLEPVRNSLSSLLSPLQYVANIPGVLLDESAESLATRNMLAKQNKELLRQQLLMSERLQRFEHLRQENDRLRGLLGSPVHMDAKKVVAEVMEVASDPFHQYVVLNRGSRSSVYVGQPVVDAQGVVGQVVQVSELTSRVLLLSDTSHGIPVRLTRNDVRMMAVGTGSIDELELRHVAKSTDVRAGDLLVSSGLGKRFPEGYPVARVMTVKRDDGKNYATVIAQPLAALDRIRYLLLIWPDIEADAAELITPTGVEEALNVIKESAQ
- a CDS encoding rod shape-determining protein; its protein translation is MFKKLRGIFSNDLSIDLGTANTLIYVREEGIVLNEPSVVAIRGERSGSGQKSVAAVGTEAKQMLGRTPGNIQAIRPMKDGVIADFYVTEKMLQHFIKQVHNNSVFRPSPRVLVCVPVGATQVERRAIRESAMGAGAREVYLIEEPMAAAIGAGLPVSEATGSMVVDIGGGTTEVAIISLNGVVYSSSVRIGGDKFDDAIINYVRRNYGSLIGEATAERIKHTIGTAYPGDEVLEIEVRGRNLAEGVPRSFTLNSNEILEALQEPLSGIVSAVMVALEQSPPELASDISERGMVLTGGGALIRDLDRLLMQETGIPVMIADDPLTCVARGGGKALEMIDMHGGDLFSEET